Part of the Ignatzschineria larvae DSM 13226 genome, TACCCGTTAAGCCAAAATATTGCTCTGTAATACCGGCAATGCCGTAATCATAAGGGCTATATTGATGTACTTCGGCATAGAGCAGTGCCGTAAAGGTTAAGAGCACCCAGAGGAAAAAGAGTAGGGCAAAAGTCATTCCAAAGCCCATTTGTGCCGATGTGAGTGGCATTGCCAACATTCCTGCACCTACCGCCGTTCCGGCGATGATGAGCGTACTTCCAAATACACGATTTGTCACGTTGTTACTATCCTTATAGTGAAGATAAAAACAATCAACATTTATGATTTAACGATGATTGTGGGTCAATATTTGAGATTAATAGTTAATAAAATTTAAGCCATAAAATCAGTATGATCAGAGTTTTTGTTTAACGCTCACCACTTATTGAGTCACGATTAAGAGGGTAAGAATATAACGGTTTCTTATCATTGGTATACAAATACTGATTTTTGAGCACTGATTTTAACCATTTCTTTGATCATAGTAGAGAACTTATAGGTTGTCTAAGAAGATTTTGAAAAAATGATAAATTTTCTTTCTCTATTCATAATTCAGAATATAAGGGTAAATAATTGACAATGAAGAATGATTTTTAAAAGAGTATTATTTAAATCGACGCTCCTCTGAAAAAAATCAAAAAGAGAGTTGACGATTCTGAAAATTTCTCTATAATGTCAATCCTTGTCGGGTCATTAGCTCAGTGGTAGAGCAGTTGGCTTTTAACCAATTGGTCGAAAGTTCGAATCTTTCATGACCCACCAGACTAGAAAAGCACCTTTTAGGTGCTTTTTTCTTATCTAGCTGATTAAGTCGATCAATATTATTGAATCTGTTTTCAAGATTGTTTTAAAGATAATCAAGATAATGTTAAAAACAGGGTTGACGAAGCGAAGAAAAAGATTATAATAACCACTTCATTTGGGTCATTAGCTCAGTGGTAGAGCAGTTGGCTTTTAACCAATTGGTCGAAAGTTCGAATCTTTCATGACCCACCAAATTGAAGAAACCTCCCTTTGGGAGGTTTTTTTATGTCTATCTGTTTATGCCTATGGCTATCTCTGTCTTTTTTGATTGCTTTTATAGTAATGATGGTAATAAGGTAATGGAGCAGAAGAGCAGTGCATTAGAAGCATTGCAAGAGACAATAGGTAATAGAAGAGCGTAAGAAATATGATCCCTTTTTGGCAACAAGCATTGAGTCAATATATTCACCCATTATCCCGGCAATTATGGATTGTGGAATGTGCTGATGATTTTGAAGTGCTCAGTTTCCCGGCTTTACTCTCTAGCGTTAAAGCCCATTACCCGCAAGCGCTTCTCTTTTCCGATCAGCTACAGTTATCAGATGAACAAGCGAAGATAACCATAGAGCCCCTCAGAGCGACACGGCACTATCTAGGTGCAACGACAGAGGCGGTACTGCTCGATGTTAGGCAAGGGTTTCCCTTAGATTATTTCTTAGCGATTACAGCGACGATCAGGCAAGGGGGATTGCTCATTCTGTTACTCAACAGAGAGGATAAGAGTGGCGATAATAATGGGGATAAGAATAGGGATAATGGAATAAATGGTGCATTTGGAACGGCAGAAAGTCTACGATTTCATTCTGAAGTGATTGCAACCCCTTTTTTTGATCATTATTTACAGCAACAACTCTCCTATTATGGGTATCGTTTTGTAGATCATAGGGTGATGATTCCTGAATATCTACAAAATGCGCATTTGAATATCCTCAATCAAACGGAAAAAGAGTTAGACAGTCGAGAAGTCATTGAGATAACCCCTGAACAGCAGGCGATTATCCACGATTTTCAAGCGCAATCCGCCGGTATTTATACCCTTTTTGCCCCTCGAGGGTGTGGAAAATCGTGGCTATCCTCCCAATTGGTAGCCCATAATGTGAGCGACTATATTGTGACTGCCCCGAATCAATCAGCGATTTCTCAATATCAACAGATTGACGGATTACAATTTCGTGCCCCCGATGCGCTGTTTCTTGCACAGAAACCCGATCGTTATGCCGAAACCTTGATTGTGGAAGAGGCTGGGAAAATGCCATTGAATCATTTGGTACGTTTATCTCAGCGTTTTCAGAAAGTGCTCTTAATCTCTTCTACCGATAATTATGAAGGCACCGGGCAAGGTTTACAGCAGAAATTGCCGGATCTGATTACAATCCATAAAAATTACAAGCTTAGTCAGATTCATCGATTTGATCCGCAAGATCCCCTACAGCAACTCTCTAATGCCTTAATGTTGCAAAGTGGAGAGCGCTCTACAGCTCCCCTTACTCACTCAAAAAGGAATGAGGAGAAGGGCGATATCCTAACAAAACTCACTTTTCGCTACTTTGATGATCAAAATATGGCCGAGTTACGAAGCAATATCCCGGCGATGCGTGCGCTCTATCAGTTATTCAATCGCACTCACTATCAAACACATATTCAAGATTTACGGCGTCTTTTTGATCTGCCCGGTCAATGTTTTCTTCTAGCGTATTTATCTCAAGCTGAAAATGGGGTCGATATTGGTGAGAATCAGCAATTGATAGGCGCAATTTGGGGGGTAGAAGAAGGGGGGTTATCAGAGGATTTAATTGCCGGCGTGTTTAATGGTTATCGCCGGCCTAAAGGGAATCTTGTGGCGCAAATGCTCACAGGGCAGAGCTATTTTCCGGAAGCAATGAGGCAATATTCTATTCGAATTTCCCGAATTTCAGTCGATGAGTCCTATCGGCGCTTAGGTATTGGCCAAGCGATGGTAAAGCAGTTAGAAGAGGCGATCAGAGATCAACAACGATCTATTGATTTTATCTCGGTCAGTTTCGGTTTAACGCCAAATTTGCTCGATTTTTGGCGTAGTTGTCATTATCAGATGATTCATTTAGGCTATCATTTAGATAAAAGTACCGGATTGTATTCAGGGGTTGTGATTAAAGCGCTCAATACTGTGTCGCAAGCTTGGATTGCGGAATCAATTGTAAAATTTCAGGCGGATGCCTTTTTACATCTGCAAAATCGCCCCTTTTTACCAGAAATTAAGAATATATTGGAAAAATATGCGGTGAGTGGGGAATTTGATCAACGAGATCAAATGGTTATAGAGGCTTGTGAGCAAGAAAAACGGACCGCTTATAGCGTGCAAAATGCTGTAATTCGGCGAGATTTAGAGAAAAGTAGTAAAAATATTGATTAAAGATTAGACATCTGTTGACAGAAGTAAAACTCATCTCTATAATCCTAATTCTGAAATGTAGTTCAGCCGGCGTAGCTCAGTTGGTAGAGCAACTGACTTGTAATCAGTAGGTCCCGCGTTCGATTCGTGGTGCCGGCACCATACAGTAAGAACCCAGTAATGAAAGTTACTGGGTTTTTTGCTTTTTCTCTATTATTAATTATCTATGTAGACGAATCATCTTCCTCAAAAGTAGAGTGAGAAGAAGAGTAAGAGAGTAAGAGAGTAAGAGAGTAAGAGAGTAAGAGAGTAAGAGAGTAAGAGAGTAAGAGAGTAAGAGAGTAAGAGAGTAAGAGAGTAAGAGAGTAAGAAGAATGGGGTAATGTTTAAATGCTAAAAGCCCTAAGAAATCTGATCAGTAAGATGGATTTCTTAGGGCTCTGTTGTTATTGCTGAATACCTCTAAGTAGAGAGTCTGCTCTTGTATAGTAAATTTGGTTTAAGAAAAATGATTTTAAACAACACTTGCAAGATGCCGGATAGAATGGCTTCCTTGCTTATTACAGTCGATGCGCCGGCATTTAAATAAGCTTATTTTGAACCGACATTACCATAACTTGTAATTTGAAATTTGATCGGAACTTAGGTTAGGGAATTGAGGTTAATCTTCTAATATATCGGGATTCATCTTTTTAACGAGCGCTTCAATTTCCGGCGTAGGATAGGGTGCGCGATGCATTAAGAGCGAATAGAGTTCAGGATCTTGCATATCAAGCAATGATAGATAGAGATCTTTCTCTTCAATAGGTGCAGATTCAAAGTGCTGCTCTAGATAGCGATCGCATAGCGCATCGAGTTCCCGCATTCCTCTGCGTGAGCGCCATTTTATTTTTCGAAGATCATATTGTTCACTCATAGTAAGCCTCCTGAAAGGAATAAATCTTTTAGTGATGTTATCGGATTATTCTCCTAGTTTATCGTTTTTATTGCAAAATAGGGAATACCTTATAGCACCATATCGTATATGATGAATTTATCTGTAGCCCCGCAATATTCTTTTTTAATCTATTTGAATGAGAAAGCCCTCACTAAAAACAGATGATTACCTGAAATTCGTAAAAAAAATGAGCAAATGATGTGCTATTTTTGATATGATCTATCCCTTGCTGAAAATTGGTAGAGAGTAATCAAGATCACTTTTGCTTGATTATCTGCCATTTCTTAGCTAGTATTCTCCCCTTTAATTATTGTGACAGATGGTGAACTATGAATAGATGGTTTGAATTGACGCTCAAGGCAGACTCACGTTTGACCGCAGAATTACTAGATGAAGCTTTGGTAGAATCAGGTGCTGTGGCTGTCACAATGAAAGATGGTGAAGATGAACCTATTTTTGAACCCCTTCCCGGCGAAACACCGCTTTGGCGTGAGACATTAGTAACAGGGCTCTATGAAGTGCCTTGTGATGTGGATGGGATTATTGCTTTTTTAGGCCAATATCTAGATGAACCGCATCTACCGATCGTCGATAAGCACGAGCTAGAAGATAAGGATTGGGTGAAAGCGTGGCAAGATCACTATAAGCCTATCAAATTTGGGCCTAATCTTTGGATCTGCCCAACACATTTACCCTCACCAGAACCTGAAATTGCCACCGTACGCTTAGACCCAGGTTTAGCATTTGGTACAGGCACACATCCTACAACGGCGCTCTGTCTTGAGTGGCTCTCAGAGAATCAATCGCTCTTTATCGATCAAAACATCATTGATTATGGTTGCGGTTCAGGGATCTTAGGGATTGCCGGTCAATTGTTAGGGGCAAAATCTTGTTATAGCACTGATATAGATCCACAGGCCATTTATGCGACAGAGCAAAATGCTGCGCGTAATAATGTAGAGATTGTTGCCTCATTACCTGATGGGTTCTCGCCGCCTAAAGCGCGGGTTGTGCTCTCTAATATCCTCTCAGGACCTTTAGTCGAATTAGCCCCTATTCTCGGGAATTTAGTAGAACCGGGTGGTCATTTAGTCTTAGCCGGGCTCTTAGATCACGATGCGGAATTTGTAAAATCGGCCTATCGAGATCAATTTGTCTTTGAGGCAGATAAGAGTTTAGATGGTTGGACACGACTCTACGGCATCAAAAAACAGTAAGCAATGAATATCGGTCAATATCAACTATCATCGCCTTATGTGTTAGCACCGATGGCGGGGGTAACGGATCTTCCTTTCCGTAAAATTTGTCGCTCAATGGGCGCAGGGCTTGCCGTCTGTGAAATGGTCAATGCTAATGTCGAATTGTGGGAGACAGAGAAGTCGCAATTGCGATTTACCTATGAAGGGGAAGTCTCGCCGGTGAGTGCACAGATAGTGGGATACGATCCGGTAATGATGGCAGATGTGGCGCGTTATAGTGTGGGGTGTGGCGCTGAGATTATCGATATTAATATGGGTTGTCCTGCTAAGAAAGTGTGTAAAAAAGCGGCGGGATCGGCACTGCTACAAGATGAACCTTTAGTACAGGCCATTTTAGAAGCGGTGGTCAATGCTGTCGAAGTCCCTGTGACACTGAAAATTCGTACCGGTTGGAGTCGAGAGCATAAAAATGCAGTAAGAGTGGCAAAATTGGCTGAAGCTATTGGTATTCAAGCTTTAGCCATTCATGGTCGTACTCGCGAAGATCGCTTCAATGGAGAAGCAGAGTATGACACGATTGCAGAGGTAAAAGCTGCGATCAATATCCCTGTAATGGCCAATGGGGATATTGATTCGGTAGAGAAGGCGGTCAAAATCAAGGCCTACACCGGTGTTGATGCCATTATGATTGGTCGAGCAGCACTTGGGAATCCTTGGCTTTTTCGTTCATTGGTGGAAGGGCAGCTATATCAACCCTCGAATAGAGAGCGGTTAGGGGTCGTGATGACTCATATTCGTGAGTTACATGAATTTTATGGAATTGAAAAGGGCGTCCGTGTTGCGCGGAAGCACCTACTTTGGTATTTGCAAAATCGCACTATTGCGGAGGATTGGCGTAGCACTATGCTACGGGAATTAGATCCCACAAGGCAACTTGAATGGGTGACTCGAATCTTTGGTGAATAGTCGATGGATGGAATATCGCATTATTGAGTACTTATTTAAATAGTTATTTAAGTAGTTATTTAAGTCTCAATTGTTAGTTTCAGTGATTAGTTTTAATTATTAGTTTAACTTATTAAATTACAATTATTTTAGGAGTAACAACATGATTTCTCGTGAGCGTCTTAAAGATCACATTCCTTTACGTGAATCGGTCAAAGAAGCATTAGATGAAATTTCTAATTTATTAGATGGTAAATATCCACCTAATCTCTATCGTTTAGTGATTAATGAAGTAGAGCGTCCGCTTTTTGAGAAAGTTTTAGAATATACGGATGGTAATCAATCAAAGGCTTCTGAAATTTTAGGGATCACCCGCTCAACGCTCAAAAAACGTTTAGATTACTTTGATATTGATCCTCGCGAGCATAAGTCATAAGATAAGCGCTATCAATCCTGCAATAGGGCCGTAATCTATGATTCCATTGATGATTCAATATTGATTAATCCTATTTTGCTGTGCCGAGTAGTTTAAATTATCCAATTAGAGGAGAGAATCATGAAAAAAGCAAATGATGTACGTCGTGGAGATGTGATTGCACATAACAATCTCTACTATTTAGTACGAGAAGTGGAAAAGTCAGCGCCCACTGCACGCGGTGGCAATACTACATTTAGAATCCAGATGTTTTCGATTCCTGATAACCACAAAATTGATCTCTCTCTTCGTGCGGATGATGAGCTTGAAGATGTGCAATTAAGTAAGCGCGCAGCGACATTCTCCTATAAAGATGGTGAAAGCTATGTTTTTATGGATAGTGAAGATTATAGTCAATACTATCTTAGCGAGAAACTAGTGGGTATTGATGCCGGTTTTATCATTGAGGGGATTGAAGGATATTATGTTTCTCTGATTGATGAAGCGCCAGTTGCGCTCTCTCTACCGCAGACAGTAGTGTTAGAAGTGATCGATACTGCGCCTGAAATGAAAGGGGCGAGTGCAACAAAACGCAATAAACCTGCAAAACTCTCAACCGGTATTACCGTTTCTGTACCAGAATATATTGAAAATGGTACGAAGATTATCGTGAATACGGATACAAGAGAGTATTCAAGTCGCGCTTAGAAATAGCGCGTAGATAGTATTGATCTTATATTTATCTTATATCTATATCAGCTCTTAAGTTATTGAAGGGAATATTGATAAGTATATTGAAAAGGTGAGGTTCTTTAGAATCTCGCTTTTTTTATGGGTTGAAATTAGAGAAAGTAACCCCATTATGAGATGATGTAAGGAGACATTATTGATTATCGTCATCGATAATCGCAATGAATCATCTAATGAAATTTGAATGATGTAGAGGAATAAAGAATGAGAAAATTGATGTTAGCCGGCGCTTTAATGGCAAGTTTAATGACGGGCGTAACGATGGCCGCCGATGAGGTCAAAGCACCGCCTCTTTATGTCGAAATGGATACAAATCTTGGCAATGTCGTCTTTGAATTAGATGAAGCTAAAGCCCCTATTACGGTAGAAAACTTCAAAAATTATGTGGATGATGGTTTCTATGATGGCTTAATTTTCCATAGAGTGATTGATGGCTTTATGGTACAAGGGGGCGGTTTTGATACCGATATGAAACAGAAGAAAACAGCCGCGCCAATCAAGATCGAATCCGATAATGGACTTAAAAATGTTCGTGGATCAATTGCAATGGCGAGAACGATGGATCCTAATTCAGCGACAAGCCAATTCTTCATTAATACTCAAGATAATACGTTCTTAGATTATCCAGGACAAGATGGCTATGGTTATACTGTATTTGGAAAAGTGGTTGAGGGAATGGATGTGATCGACAAGATGGAGAAAGTGAAAACGACTTCAAAAGGGATGCATCAAGATGTCCCCGCTAAACCGATTGTGATTGAAAGTATGAAGTTTGTGGAGAAACCATAAGTTTCCGCTCATTTAGAATTTATTCATCAAGTTCATTCAGCATAGGAGTTTACTATGAAAAAGAAATTAATTTTAGCGCTTAGTGCTACATTATTACTCGCCGCTTGCGGTGATGATAAAGCGAAAGAGGTCACACCTGCCGAGGTTGATGCCAATAGCGTTGAGTTTTCATCTGAGCATACCGCACAAAATTCATTAGATTATGCCGGCGTTTATAAAGGACAATATCCTTGCGCAGATTGTAGTGGGATCGATGTGGAATTAACCTTAGATTATAATGGTAATTATGATCTAAAACAGACCTATTTAGATGTGAAAGGGAAAAATGAGACCTTTAATGAATCAGGTCGTTTCACGTGGAACAAAGAAGGACAAGTTGTAACATTAGAGGGCACCGATGGCGGGCCAGATGGTCAATTACGCTTCTTCGTGGGAGAGAATATCCTTTTCCCTGCAAATAAAGAGGGTAAACGCATCGAAAATGAAGGACCTTTTGATTACAACTTACAGAAAGTATTACCGGAGGGTTAATACTATTTGAAGATACTTTTACAGCGC contains:
- a CDS encoding GNAT family N-acetyltransferase, which gives rise to MIPFWQQALSQYIHPLSRQLWIVECADDFEVLSFPALLSSVKAHYPQALLFSDQLQLSDEQAKITIEPLRATRHYLGATTEAVLLDVRQGFPLDYFLAITATIRQGGLLILLLNREDKSGDNNGDKNRDNGINGAFGTAESLRFHSEVIATPFFDHYLQQQLSYYGYRFVDHRVMIPEYLQNAHLNILNQTEKELDSREVIEITPEQQAIIHDFQAQSAGIYTLFAPRGCGKSWLSSQLVAHNVSDYIVTAPNQSAISQYQQIDGLQFRAPDALFLAQKPDRYAETLIVEEAGKMPLNHLVRLSQRFQKVLLISSTDNYEGTGQGLQQKLPDLITIHKNYKLSQIHRFDPQDPLQQLSNALMLQSGERSTAPLTHSKRNEEKGDILTKLTFRYFDDQNMAELRSNIPAMRALYQLFNRTHYQTHIQDLRRLFDLPGQCFLLAYLSQAENGVDIGENQQLIGAIWGVEEGGLSEDLIAGVFNGYRRPKGNLVAQMLTGQSYFPEAMRQYSIRISRISVDESYRRLGIGQAMVKQLEEAIRDQQRSIDFISVSFGLTPNLLDFWRSCHYQMIHLGYHLDKSTGLYSGVVIKALNTVSQAWIAESIVKFQADAFLHLQNRPFLPEIKNILEKYAVSGEFDQRDQMVIEACEQEKRTAYSVQNAVIRRDLEKSSKNID
- a CDS encoding succinate dehydrogenase assembly factor 2, which translates into the protein MSEQYDLRKIKWRSRRGMRELDALCDRYLEQHFESAPIEEKDLYLSLLDMQDPELYSLLMHRAPYPTPEIEALVKKMNPDILED
- the prmA gene encoding 50S ribosomal protein L11 methyltransferase, encoding MNRWFELTLKADSRLTAELLDEALVESGAVAVTMKDGEDEPIFEPLPGETPLWRETLVTGLYEVPCDVDGIIAFLGQYLDEPHLPIVDKHELEDKDWVKAWQDHYKPIKFGPNLWICPTHLPSPEPEIATVRLDPGLAFGTGTHPTTALCLEWLSENQSLFIDQNIIDYGCGSGILGIAGQLLGAKSCYSTDIDPQAIYATEQNAARNNVEIVASLPDGFSPPKARVVLSNILSGPLVELAPILGNLVEPGGHLVLAGLLDHDAEFVKSAYRDQFVFEADKSLDGWTRLYGIKKQ
- the dusB gene encoding tRNA dihydrouridine synthase DusB, with product MNIGQYQLSSPYVLAPMAGVTDLPFRKICRSMGAGLAVCEMVNANVELWETEKSQLRFTYEGEVSPVSAQIVGYDPVMMADVARYSVGCGAEIIDINMGCPAKKVCKKAAGSALLQDEPLVQAILEAVVNAVEVPVTLKIRTGWSREHKNAVRVAKLAEAIGIQALAIHGRTREDRFNGEAEYDTIAEVKAAINIPVMANGDIDSVEKAVKIKAYTGVDAIMIGRAALGNPWLFRSLVEGQLYQPSNRERLGVVMTHIRELHEFYGIEKGVRVARKHLLWYLQNRTIAEDWRSTMLRELDPTRQLEWVTRIFGE
- a CDS encoding helix-turn-helix domain-containing protein, encoding MISRERLKDHIPLRESVKEALDEISNLLDGKYPPNLYRLVINEVERPLFEKVLEYTDGNQSKASEILGITRSTLKKRLDYFDIDPREHKS
- the yeiP gene encoding elongation factor P-like protein EfpL; amino-acid sequence: MKKANDVRRGDVIAHNNLYYLVREVEKSAPTARGGNTTFRIQMFSIPDNHKIDLSLRADDELEDVQLSKRAATFSYKDGESYVFMDSEDYSQYYLSEKLVGIDAGFIIEGIEGYYVSLIDEAPVALSLPQTVVLEVIDTAPEMKGASATKRNKPAKLSTGITVSVPEYIENGTKIIVNTDTREYSSRA
- a CDS encoding peptidylprolyl isomerase — encoded protein: MRKLMLAGALMASLMTGVTMAADEVKAPPLYVEMDTNLGNVVFELDEAKAPITVENFKNYVDDGFYDGLIFHRVIDGFMVQGGGFDTDMKQKKTAAPIKIESDNGLKNVRGSIAMARTMDPNSATSQFFINTQDNTFLDYPGQDGYGYTVFGKVVEGMDVIDKMEKVKTTSKGMHQDVPAKPIVIESMKFVEKP
- a CDS encoding copper resistance protein NlpE is translated as MKKKLILALSATLLLAACGDDKAKEVTPAEVDANSVEFSSEHTAQNSLDYAGVYKGQYPCADCSGIDVELTLDYNGNYDLKQTYLDVKGKNETFNESGRFTWNKEGQVVTLEGTDGGPDGQLRFFVGENILFPANKEGKRIENEGPFDYNLQKVLPEG